A genomic region of Podarcis raffonei isolate rPodRaf1 chromosome 13, rPodRaf1.pri, whole genome shotgun sequence contains the following coding sequences:
- the LOC128399181 gene encoding vomeronasal type-2 receptor 26-like, producing the protein MNYPFPAPHQWYQPGDLIIGGIASQIFYVFYEVSFKEHPSQNMFDVPYVVTKFYQHILALAFAVKEINENPKFCPNITLGFHIYDSYYDARMTYRTTLDLLFKSHRFVPNYKCDTQKNLIAIIGGLSADTSFHMADTISLYKIPQLTYGSFPPDKNYGSQVPFYRMVPNEAHQHMGIISLLKHFGWTWVGLFTFNDNSGEHFLETLEPSLSHNGICLTFTQRIPQIPRFDNLDGFQDIVLNIYVHLTDDKAHVFMMYGESLIIIWLRSILFLSDPENREASSFKKVWIVTSQIDFILTGFQRSWGLQIFQGAISFTIHSQNLLKFQEFLQGIKLYWTQVDGFFKDFWEQAFDCTFPNPSVPIELIDLCTGEESLQSLPGSLFEMSMTGHSYSIYKAVYVVAHILQGIYLTGFKKRAIGNSGILKIQDLQPWQLHHLFHDISFNNSAGETVTFTDKREMRGGFDIMNMVTFPNKSFIQLKIGSVNPYALDGKEFIIHEDKIMWPRGFKQVVPVSVCNDYCHPGNRKKRKEGQKFCCYDCVPCPEGKISNQNDLDNCFRCPEDQYANKNKNGCIPKLITFLSYKEPLGIGLTSVAVLFALITILVLGTFIKHKDTPIVKANNRDLTYALLIALLFCFLSSFLFIGHPGKMTCLLRQPTFGIIFSAAVSCVLAKTITVVAAFMATKPGSTMRKWVGKRLSNSIVLSGSLIHVSICTGWLMTSPPFPDLDMNSVTEETILQCNEGSVTMFYCVLGYMGLLAIASFIVAFAARKLPDSFNEAKFITFSMLLFCSVWLSFVPTYLSTKGKSMVVVEIFSILSSSAGLLGCIFAPKCYIIVLKPELNYIKEFSIKLLL; encoded by the exons ATGAATTATCCATTCCCTGCTCCACATCAGTGGTACCAACCGGGTGACCTCATCATTGGTGGGATTGCTTCTCAGATCTTTTATGTCTTCTATGAAGTTTCCTTCAAGGAGCACCCTTCACAGAATATGTTTGATGTTCCATA TGTAGTAACAAAATTCTACCAGCACATTcttgccttggcatttgctgtgaaagAGATAAATGAGAACCCCAAGTTTTGTCCTAATATCACTCTcggcttccacatctatgatagctaCTATGATGCCAGAATGACCTATCGTACCACTCTTGACCTGCTCTTCAAATCACATAGATTTGTtcccaactacaaatgtgacaccCAGAAAAATCTCATAGCCATCATTGGGGGACTTAGCGCTGACACCTCCTTCCATATGGCTGACACAATCAgcctctacaagattccacag CTCACATATGGGTCATTTCCCCCAGACAAAAATTATGGAAGTCAAGTACCATTTTACCGCATGGTGCCCAATGAAGCCCATCAGCATATGGGGATTATCAGTTTGCTTAAGCATTTCGGATGGACCTGGGTTGGGCTCTTCACTTTCAATGATAATAGTGGAGAACATTTCTTGGAGACCCTGGAGCCATCACTTTCTCATAATGGAATCTGTTTAACCTTCACGCAAAGAATCCCACAAATACCCCGTTTTGATAACTTGGATGGATTTCAGGATATAGTCTTGAATATTTATGTTCATTTAACAGATGACAAAGCCCATGTATTTATGATGTATGGAGAATCTCTGATAATTATATGGCTCAGAAGTATTCTATTTCTAAGCGATCCTGAAAATAGGGAAGCATCATCATTTAAAAAGGTGTGGATTGTAACATCTCAGATTGATTTCATATTAACAGGATTTCAAAGGAGTTGGGGCCTTCAGATCTTCCAAGGTGCTATTTCCTTCACAATTCATTCACAAAATCTCCTGAAGTTCCAAGAATTTCTTCAGGGAATAAAACTTTACTGGACACAGGTAGATGGGTTTTTCAAGgacttctgggagcaagcatttgattgTACATTTCCAAATCCCAGTGTACCAATAGAGCTCATTGACCTGTGTACTGGGGAGGAGAGCTTGCAGAGTCTTCCAGGGTCTctatttgaaatgagcatgactggccacagctacagtatctacaagGCTGTTTACGTTGTGGCTCATATTTTGCAAGGGATATACTTGACTGGTTTCAAGAAAAGAGCCATAGGAAACAGTGGAATATTAAAAATTCAAGatctgcagccttggcag CTGCACCATCTTTTCCATGacatttcatttaacaactcagcTGGAGAAACAGTAACATTTACTGATAAGAGAGAAATGCGAGGTGGATTTGACATAATGAACATGGTCACATTCCCAAATAAGTCTTTCATTCAATTGAAAATAGGATCGGTGAATCCCTATGCTCTTGATGGAAAAGAATTCATCATTCATGAGGACAAGATTATGTGGCCCAGAGGTTTTAAACAG GTGGTGCCAGTTTCTGTGTGCAATGACTACTGTCACCCTGGTAAtcggaagaaaaggaaggaagggcagaaattttgctgctatgattgtgttccatgtccagaagggaagatttcaaaccAGAATG ATTTGGACAACTGCTTCAGATGCCCAGAAGATCAGTatgcaaacaagaacaaaaatggaTGCATTCCCAAGTTAATAACCTTTCTTTCCTATAAGGAACCTTTAGGGATCGGCTTAACATCAGTTGCTGTTCTTTTTGCCCTAATTACAATTTTGGTGCTGGGAACTTTTATTAAACACAaagacactcccattgtcaaagccaacaacagggatCTCACCTATGCTCTCCTCATTGCCCTCCTATTCTGCTTCCTCTCATCCTTTCTATTCATTGGACACCCTGGCAAAATGACCTGCCTTCTTCGACAACccacttttggcatcatcttctccgcggctgtttcttgtgtgttggccaaaaccatcactgtagttgcagctttcatggccaccaagccagggtccactatgaggaagtgggtgggaaaAAGACTGAGCAACTCCATTGTCCTTTCCGGCTCACTCATTCATGTGAGTATTTGTACTGGGTGGTTGAtgacctctcccccattccctgatCTAGACATGAACTCAGTAACAGAGGAAACCATTTTGCAGTGCAATGAAGGCTCAGTgaccatgttttattgtgtcctgggctacatgggcctcctggccattgccagcttcattgtggcatttGCAGCTCGCAAATTaccagacagtttcaatgaagccaagttcattaccttcagcatgttgctcttctgcagtgtttggctttcttttgttccaacctatctgagcaccaaagggaaatccatggtggtggtggagatcttctccatcttgtcctccagtgctggattgttgggctgcatctttgcccccaaatgctacatcattgttcTGAAGCCTGAGCTGAAC TATATTAAGGAGTTTAGTATAAAGTTGTTACTATAA
- the LOC128399182 gene encoding vomeronasal type-2 receptor 26-like produces the protein MNYPFPAPHQWYQPGDLIIGGIASQVYYVFYEVSFKEHPSQNMFDVPYVVTKFYQHILALAFAVKEINKNPKSCPNITLGFHIYDSYYDARMTYRTTLDLLFKSHRFVPNYKCDTQKNLIAIIGGLSADTSFHMADTLGFYKIPQLTYGSFPQDKNYGSQVPSFYRMVPNEDHQHMGIISLLKHFGWTWVGLFTVDDNSGEHFLETLEPLLSHNGICLAFTQRIPHIARFDNLDEFHDTVLNIYVHLTDDKANAFIMYGESLIIIWLRSIIFLRDPENRQISSFKKVWIITTQIDFILTGFQRSWGLQIFQGAISFTIHSQNLPQFQEFLWGIKLYWTQGDGFFKDFWEQAFDCTFPNPSVSIEVNDMCTGEESLQSLPASLFEMSMTGHSYSIYKAVYVVAHVLQGIYLTNFKERAIGNSGILKFQDLQPWQLHHFLHDISFNNSAGETVSFTDKREMRGGFDIMNMVTFPNKSFIQLKIGSVNPYALDGKEFIIHEDKIMWPKGFKQVVPVSVCNDYCHPGNRKKKKEGQKFCCYDCVPCPEGKISNQKDMDNCFRCPEDQYANKNKNGCIPNLITFLSYKEPLGIGLTSVAVLCSLITILVLGTFIKHKDTPIVKANNRDLTYALLIALLLCFLSSFLFIGHPGKMTCLLRQPTFGIIFFVAVSCVLAKTITVVAAFMATKPGSTMRKWVGKRLSNSIVLSGSLIQVSICTGWLMTSPPFPDLDMNSVAEETILQCNEGSVTMFYCVLGYMGLLAIASFIVAFAARKLPDSFNEAKFITFSMLLFCSVWLSFVPTYLSTKGKSMVVVEIFSILSSSAGLLGCIFAPKCYIIVLKPELNNREQLIRRKM, from the exons ATGAATTATCCATTCCCTGCTCCACATCAGTGGTACCAACCGGGTGACCTCATCATTGGTGGGATTGCTTCTCAGGTCTATTATGTCTTCTATGAAGTTTCCTTCAAGGAGCACCCTTCACAGAATATGTTTGATGTTCCATA TGTGGTAACAAAATTCTACCAGCACATTCTTGCCTTGGCATTTGCCGTGAAAGAGATAAACAAGAACCCCAAGTCTTGTCCTAATATCACTCTcggcttccacatctatgatagctaCTATGATGCCAGAATGACCTATCGTACCACTCTTGACCTGCTCTTCAAATCACATCGATTTGTtcccaactacaaatgtgacaccCAGAAAAATCTCATAGCCATCATTGGGGGACTTAGCGCTGACACCTCCTTCCATATGGCTGACACATTAGGcttctacaagattccacag CTCACATATGGTTCGTTTCCCCAAGACAAAAATTATGGAAGCCAAGTACCTTCATTTTACCGCATGGTGCCCAATGAAGATCATCAGCATATGGGGATTATCAGTTTGCTTAAGCATTTCGGATGGACCTGGGTTGGGCTCTTCACTGTCGATGATAATAGTGGAGAACATTTCTTGGAGACCCTGGAGCCATTACTTTCCCATAATGGAATCTGTTTAGCCTTCACACAAAGAATCCCACATATAGCCCGTTTTGATAACTTGGATGAATTTCATGATACAGTCTTAAATATTTATGTTCATTTAACAGATGACAAAGCCAATGCATTTATAATGTACGGAGAATCTCTGATAATTATATGGCTCAGAAGTATTATATTTCTAAGAGATCCTGAAAATAGGCAAATCTCATCATTTAAAAAGGTGTGGATTATAACAACTCAGATTGATTTCATATTAACAGGATTTCAAAGGAGTTGGGGCCTTCAGATCTTCCAAGGTGCTATTTCCTTCACAATTCATTCACAAAATCTCCCACAGTTCCAAGAATTTCTGTGGGGAATAAAACTTTACTGGACACAGGGAGATGGGTTTTTCAAGgacttctgggagcaagcatttgattgTACATTTCCAAATCCCAGTGTGTCAATAGAGGTCAATGACATGTGCACTGGGGAGGAGAGCTTGCAGAGTCTTCCGGCGTCTctatttgaaatgagcatgactggccacagctacagtatctacaagGCTGTTTATGTTGTGGCTCATGTTTTGCAAGGCATATATTTGACTAATTTCAAGGAAAGAGCAATAGGAAACAGTGGAATATTAAAATTTCAAGatctgcagccttggcag CTGCACCATTTTTTGCATGacatttcatttaacaactcagcTGGAGAAACAGTATCATTTACTGATAAGAGAGAAATGCGAGGTGGATTTGACATAATGAACATGGTCACATTCCCAAATAAGTCCTTCATTCAATTGAAAATAGGATCGGTGAATCCCTATGCTCTTGATGGAAAAGAATTCATCATTCATGAGGACAAGATTATGTGGCCCAAAGGTTTCAAACAG GTGGTGCCtgtttctgtgtgcaatgacTACTGCCACCCTGGTAAtcggaagaaaaagaaggaagggcagaaattttgctgctacgattgtgttccatgtccagaagggaagatttcaaaccAGAAGG ATATGGACAACTGCTTCAGATGCCCAGAAGATCAGTatgcaaacaagaacaaaaatggaTGCATTCCCAATTTAATAACCTTTCTTTCCTATAAGGAACCTTTAGGGATTGGCTTAACATCAGTTGCTGTTCTTTGTTCCCTAATTACAATTTTGGTGCTGGGAACTTTTATTAAACACAaagacactcccattgtcaaagccaacaacagggatCTCACCTATGCTCTCCTCATTGCCCTCCTACTCTGCTTTCTCTCATCCTTTCTATTCATTGGACACCCTGGCAAAATGACCTGCCTTCTTCGACAACccacttttggcatcatcttcttcgtggctgtttcttgtgtgttggccaaaaccatcactgtagttgcagctttcatggccaccaagcctggGTCCActatgaggaagtgggtgggaaaAAGACTGAGCAACTCCATTGTCCTTTCCGGCTCACTCATTCAAGTGAGTATTTGTACTGGGTGGTTGAtgacctctcccccattccctgatCTAGACATGAACTCAGTAGCAGAGGAAACCATTTTGCAGTGCAATGAAGGCTCAGTgaccatgttttattgtgtcctgggctacatgggcctcctggccattgccagcttcattgtggcTTTTGCAGCTCGCAAATTaccagacagtttcaatgaagccaagttcattactttcagcatgttgctcttctgcagtgtttggctttcttttgttccaacctatctgagcaccaaagggaaatccatggtggtggtggagatcttctccatcttgtcctccagtgctggattgttgggctgcatctttgcccccaaatgctacatcattgttctgaagcctgagctgaacaacaggGAGCAACTAATAAGGAGAAAGATGTAA